The sequence TTTTAACAAAAACTCAACAACTGGGTTAAAAAGTTGTATCAATTAGTGTGTTAGATATGAGATGTTGACTAAAAGTGTTCAAAAATTTTATATCAATTGGTACAAGCGATGACTAGAGGCTAATATTGAAACATGGGTAAAGTAGGAAACATTGAACATGTAGAAGAACGTGTTGAATCAGAATTGATGCCACCATCTATGTACAAGGTGGTTTTGAATAATGATGATTACACTCCGATGGATTTTGTGATTGAAATTTTACAACTTTTTTTTAAAAAAAATGAACAGGAAGCCACAGATATCATGTTGGCAATTCATCATCAAGGCAAAGGAATTTGCGGTGTATTTCCATTTGGAATTGCAGAAACTAAGGTTGCTCAGGTAAATCAATTTGCAAGACAAAACGAACATCCGTTACTGTGTTCTTTAGAGAAAGCCTAAATTTAGGTTTGTTACGTTGTATATTTAGGGGGTGCTTATGCTAAACAAAGATCTCGAAGTCACCTTGAACCTGGCGTTCCAGCAAGCCAGAGATGCGCGTCATGAGTACATGACGGTAGAACATTTATTGCTGGCCTTGATTGACAATCCAGCCGCTCAAGAAGCGCTCGTCGCTTGTGGTTCGAATTTAGACAAGTTAAGGGAAGAGGTATCTAGCTTTATTCAGCAAACCACGCCAATCATTGCCGATCCTGAGGATGATAGAGAAACTCAGCCTACTTTAGGTTTCCAAAGGGTGCTCCAGAGGGCAGTGTTTCATGTCCAGTCTTCGGGCCGTAATGAAGTCACTGGTGCCAATGTGCTGGTTGCTATTTTTAGTGAGCAAGAATCCCAAGCAGTCTACTTATTAAGAAATGCCGAAGTGACTCGACTCGATGTGGTTAATTTCATCTCTCATGGTGTGTCTAAGAGCGAAGGCGACTCAGGAGCGAGTCAAGAACGTATCGAAGATCATAGTGAGTCTGAAGAAGAGAAGAGTAAACTTTCTCAGTTTGCCGATAATCTCAATGAGCGTGTGGAACAAGGGCATATCGATCCCCTTATCGGACGCAGTGAAGAGATTGAACGTGCGATTCAAATTCTCTGTCGCCGAAGAAAGAATAATCCACTGCTGGTTGGAGAAGCTGGGGTTGGTAAGACGGCAATTGCCGAGGGGCTTGCCTATCGTATTGTTAACAATGAAGTGCCTGAAGTGATGAACGAAGTCACTGTCTACTCTTTGGATCTCGGGGCGCTACTTGCCGGTACAAAATACCGGGGCGACTTTGAGAAGCGATTCAAGAGTCTGCTTAAAGAGCTTGAGAGTGATGAAAAGGCTATTCTGTTTATTGATGAAATTCATACCATAATTGGTGCCGGCGCCGCTTCCGGTGGTGTGATGGATGCGTCTAACCTGTTAAAGCCTCTGCTGTCCGGTGGCCGGTTAAGATGTATGGGCTCGACCACGTTCCAGGAATATCAGAGTATTTTCGAGAAAGATCGTGCCTTGGCTCGACGTTTCCAAAAAATTGATGTTAACGAACCTTCTGTGGCAGAGACAACCAAAATATTGCGCGGACTCAAGTCTAAGTATGAAGAGCATCATGGGGTGAGATACACCATGGCGGCCTTGAGTGTTGCGGCTAAATTGTCTGACAAACACATTAATGATCGTCACTTACCGGATAAAGCCATTGATGTTATCGATGAAGCTGGTGCCCGAATGGCGATGCAGCCTGCTAGCAAGAGAAAGAAGACTATCGGTCAGAGCGAGATAGAATCCATTATTGCTAAGATTGCCAGAATACCTGAGAAGTCCGTATCGGCTACTGACAAGGATATGCTGAAGAACTTAGAGCGTAACCTCAAGATGGTGGTGTTTGGCCAGGATAATGCGATTGAAAGCCTTAGTGCTGCAATTCGGTTATCTCGAAGTGGGCTTAGTGGAGAAGAGAAGCCTGTAGGTAGTTTCTTGTTTGCCGGTCCTACTGGTGTTGGTAAGACTGAGGTGACCAGTCAATTGGCTAAATGTCTTGGGCTTAACTTGGCTCGGTTCGATATGTCCGAGTATATGGAGAGCCATACCGTATCTCGCTTGATTGGTGCGCCTCCAGGTTATGTTGGCTACGATCAGGGGGGGCTGCTTACCGATGCAGTGATTAAGAACCCTCATTGTGTCGTCTTGCTCGATGAGATTGAGAAGGCGCATCCTGATGTATACAACTTGCTGTTGCAGGTGATGGATCATGGCACCCTGACTGACAATAATGGCAGGAAAGCTGATTTTAGGCATGTGACGCTGGTGATGACAACCAATGCGGGTGTGCAGGAAACGGTACGTAGTTCTATTGGTTTTAAACAGCAAGATCACAGCTTAGATGCACTGTCTGAGATTAATAAGATTTTCTCTCCGGAGTTCAGAAACAGGCTCGATGAAATCATCTGGTTTAATCATCTGGATATGACTGTTATCGCTAAGGTTGTCGATAAGTTCTTAGTGGAGTTACAGGCTCAACTCGATGATAAGTCCGTGACTCTCCATGTTAGTGATGAAGCGCGAACTCTGTTGGCTGAGAAGGGCTATGACAAGTCAATGGGAGCGAGACCCATGGCACGTGTTGTCACAGAGCTTATTAAGCGACCGCTGGCGGATCAGATATTGTTTGGTGATCTGGAGAAAGGTGGTGAGGCACATGTCGATGTGGTTAATAATGAGATTGTGATCACAACGGATCGAGTGGAGAAAGTGCTGAGCTAGTGGGTAAAAAATAGATAAAAAAAAGGCTGCAATTGCAGCCTTTTTTAATACGATTAACTAAAAAAACCGGCTCGGCCGGCTTTCTAAATTCTGTTATTAGCTAACTTAGCGTGAACGGAAGACGATGCGACCTTTGCTCAAATCGTACGGGGTCAGCTGAACTGTCACTTTATCACCCGTTAAGATACGGATGTAGTTTTTACGCATTTTGCCTGAGATGTGAGCAGTCACGACATGACCGTTCTCTAGCTCTACACGAAACATTGTGTTCGGCAAGGTTTCAAGGATCGTGCCTTGCATCTCAATGTTGTCTTCTTTCGCCATTAATCAGTTATCCTGTTAGCCTTCAAATATTAAAAACGGGCATATCATGCCGCAATTAAGCCTTGCTGTAAAGAGCAGGTTAACTTATCGCTGATAAATAACGCTCTTGCGGGGGCTCCTATCCAAAAACTAATAAATTATTTCTCATCAGGTGTTTGCAGCCATCCTGATTCGGTTAATATTTGATAGGGAGTATAGTCTTTTTTGTAATTCATCTTTCTTGACTCATCAATTTGATAGCCTAAATAAACAAAATCTTTTTGCATCAATTTAGCCAGACGACATTGGATCAGAATGAGCAAAGATCCTAGAGAACGTTTGTGTTCATCGGGAGCAAAAAAACTATAGATTGCCGACAAACTGTTAGGCAGAATGTCGGTGACAGCCACCCCGACGAGCTTGTCATTGCTCCATAGCTCAATAAAGACAGGGTCTAACCAACCTGAGCCTATGAAATGTTGATATTGTTCTTCAGAAGCTGGATACATAGGCCCATCACAGTGTCTTTGATTGATATAACTTTCGTACAAAGTGTAGTGGTATTGGGCTTGCTTGCCGATTATCTTCCATACCAGATCTCTATTATTTTTCAGTGTTCTTTTTTGTCGTCTTGAAGGCGTAAAGTTCGCACTTGGTATACGAATGGGCTGGCAAGCGGTGCAATTGGGGCATTGGGGTTTATAAATTGTGCCGCCACTGCGTCTAAAGCCCAGTGCTAATAACTGTTCGAACAGATCGATGTCGATACTTTCTTCTTGAAGCACCAGAAGTTGCTCCATTTGAGTGTCTAGGTAACTGCAGGGAAAAGTTTTGGTGATCCCTACTGAAACTTGTTGTGATTTAGAGTTCAATATATACCTCTGTGGCTAACCAAGTGTTGGCTGCAACATCACCATCACGAAAACGCTTGAGCAACTTGATAAAATCTTTTCTTTTTAGCGCTGTAGCTCCTAGAGAAACTAAGTGTGGGTTCATCACTTGTGCATCGATTAATTTGAAGCCGCTTCTCAGTAGGTGTTGATGCAACATCAACATGGCCGCTTTAGACGCATTTGTTTGGGTATGGAACATAGATTCGCCACAAAAGACCTGTCCTATGGCCACGCCATATAGCCCCCCTATGAGGGTACCATTTTCCCAAACTTCTACAGAATGGGCTTGACCTTGTTGGTGCAGCGTTAAGTATGCTTGCTGAATTTCAGTGGTGATCCAGGTGCCATCTTGTGCCACTCTAGGCTCTGCACAGCCTTTTATTACCTCTTCAAAAGTCTGGTTTATGCTATAGGTCCAGGTTTGTTTTTTTAGATATTTTATTAAACTACGACTGACTTTCATGCTTCCGGGGACAAAAACAGCCCTAGGATCCGGTGACCACCAAAGGATAGGGTCATCAAGATTAAACCAAGGAAAGATGCCTTCGTAATAAGCCTTAAGTAATCGCGGCGGCTGCAGATCACCACCTATGGCTAATAGCCCGTTGGGGTCTGTCAGTGCCAGCTCAGGTTCTGGAAACTGTTCGAATTGATGATTTAAATAGGACAGAGAGTTCACAATTGAGTAAAATTATCCTTAATGGGCCTTATTATAATTTAGCGGAAAAATGATTATGTTGAAACCTAGTTTTGCTTTGTTAGTTAGCTTATGTATTGCTTTAACTGTTTCATTTGATGTATCTGCCGCTTATCAAAGGGATCAAGCGGTCCCCGTTGAGAAAGTGGTGTATGGTAATGTCGTTTCGGTAAGGAATATAACCGAAAAACAGCTGATAGAAGATAGAAACACAGGTTGGAAGACCTTTGGCGGTGCATTGATTGGCGGCGTGATCGGTCATCAATTTGGCGGTGGCAGCGGACAAGATGTTGCGACTGTGCTTGGAGCATTACTCGGGGCGGGTGCTGCCCATAGATATGGCGATAGCTCATATTATCAAGAATTACATCTTGTAGAGCTTATGATCACCCAAGAAGGGGGAGAGCAGGTGATGATCATTCAGGATCTCGATCCTGGTATGGTATTTAATACCGGTGATGAAGTCAGAGTGGTATATCTTCAGGGCAGTGTCAGAGTCGACATCGCCATGTAGCGTGTAAAGTTATCGTATAGCATAAAAACAAAAAGGAGCCTCAGGCTCCTTTTTGTTTTTATGCTATTGGTATAAAGATTAGAAACCGCGAGGTAGCTGACCTTTGCCTGCAAGTTTTTCTCGCCATAACTCTTTTGGCGTTTTACCACCTTTAGACCCTGTGGCTTTAATTGATTTTGCAGCCGCTTTTTTTGCGGGTGTTTTTTTAGCTGCAGCCTTTGGCTTTGCTGTTTTAGAGGTCGGCTTAGCTTTGGTTTGCACCACTTTAGCAGAAGCTTCACTGCCACCTAGATCGGTAAGCATAGTTTCGAGATCGCTAAAGCGTAATGACTTACCGCCATCGATTTTGTACCAGCTTCCTTTTTGTTCAATCGTTACAGCCGAACCTTGCTTTGCAGCGAGAGCAGACTCTAATGCGCTGATAACCTCTTCTTTGGTCAGTTTTGACATAGTAATAACCTATTTATTTTTTAATGTTAACTTGAAGGTTTGGCTTAATTTTATAGGCTAAACGAGTAAAATGTCCAATTTTCACTGAAAATCGCGTGTATTTGCTGGTTTTTACGGCTTATTTTCAGATGATTGATCATTAACTTGATTTTAAAGGAGTTAATTAAAGGTACTGGAAATGTCGTCTAGGTGTTTTTTTGAAGTGTGAGTGGGTTAAACCTGTGCCGGGTTTAGTTGATGGGTTACACTTAAACAGCATTTTTATAAGGACGACCCGATGACACGTAACGAATTAACTGAATATCTCTCAGAGTTTTTGCAAGTAGGTAAGTTTAAAGATTATGCGCCTAACGGTCTGCAAGTTGAGGGGCGAACGGAGATAAAGAAAATTGTTACAGGGGTTACGGCCTGCCAGGCTTTAATCGATAAGGCCATCGCACTCAATGCAGATGCGCTGCTAGTGCACCACGGATTCTTCTGGAAAGGAGAGAGAGAAGTGATAACTGGCATGAAGCAGAGGCGTATAAAAGCACTGCTGACCCATGACATTAATCTTTTTGGTTACCATCTTCCCCTAGATGCACACCCCATGCTAGGCAATAATGCCGAGCTGGGACGAAAGTTAGAGATATCTAACGCCGAGTCAGTCGAAGGGATTGCTCAGGGGCTCATTTGGCAAGGACGTCTAGATACGCCGCTTCCTGCAGGTGTTTTTGCTAAATTTATTAGTGATGTGCTTAACAGAGAGGCACTGCATATTGGCGATACAACTGCTGAAATACAGAGTATTGCCTGGTGTACTGGCGGGGCTCAGGATTATATTGACGATGCGGCGAGCTTAGGCGTCGATGCTTTTATCAGTGGTGAAGTGTCGGAGCGTACCTTTCACAGTGCCCTCGAGTTAGGCATACATTACTTTGCGGCGGGTCATCATGCGACGGAAAGATATGGTATCCAGGCCTTAGGTGAGCACTTGGCCCGTGAGTTTGATATCGAACACGAGTTCGTAGACATCGACAATCCTGTTTAGGTTAATCTATCTCGGGTTAAAGAACGAAGCAGTCGCAGATGGACTGCTTCTTATGCCAACTAATCGGCGTGAATACTTGTCTTTTGCTTCAAGGCAATTTGAGCTTTTTGCTGAATTACGCTATGCCAGAAACTTGCCCCTAACTTAGCGATGACTCTCGACTCGCCATTGAGTAACATGGCCATGCCAACTTTAAGCCGAGGAGAATAGGCTACTTCGGCGACATAACCTGCCACCCAGCCTGCATGATATATTAATTTTTCTCCTTCGAAATCATACACACGCCAACCTTTGCCGTAATGAGCATCATGAAGGTAAGCTTTCCATTCCCGGCGGCGTAACTCTTTGCTCGTGCGCACTCCTGGAGTTTGAATATCCGACAACAAACTTAGGGATAGTACATCTGGGTTATTTCCTAGGTTTGCGATTAACCATTTTGAAAGGTCGGTAATACTCGCATTCACGCCTGCAGCAGGCTCAACCTGATAGTAGTTAGGCTTTACCTTGACCTTTTTGAAACCCGAACGAGTTTTGATATGTGGACTGGCCCGATTGTCTGTCGCCATAAAGTTATCTATACCAATGGAGGCGGTATTCATATGTAGGGGCTCAAAGATACGCTTTTCTACCAAATTAGCGTAACTGTCGCCGGTTTGCTGCTCGATCACTGGCTGAATAAAAGAAAATGCAATATTCTGGTAGCTATAACAAGTGCCTGGTGAGCACATGGGGGTTAACTTTTTGAACTTTGGAATGATCTTCTCGAGTTTACCGTTGGCATTGAGAATATTGTCATAACTGTTCGGCATCAGACCAGTGCTTTGTCCTATGAGGTGGCCGAGCTTAACTTGCTGACTGGCTTGTGGGTTGGCGAGGTGAAATTCGGGCATATATTTTCGTAGTGGCTCATTCCATTCAAACTTATGTTCATGAACCAACATGGTCGCTAAGGTGCCTGCGAAGGTTTTTGATACTGAGGCGAGTCTGAATACTGTGTCTGAATTAACATTGAGACTACCGCCTTTCTTTCGCTTGCCATAGGTGCTCATTTTTATAATTTTATCATTGTCGATAATAACGAAGGCACCGCCCGGTACCTTGTTTTTCTTTAATTGAGCATGAAACTGCGATTTAAAGCTATCACTGATAGCCTGATAGTCAGACTGGGCAAAGCTTGTGGCAGAGAAAATTAAGCTGGCAAGGGGAAGAGTAAGTAAAGAGAAAGACCAGTTGGACATGACGAAGAAATCCCAAAATAAAATCTAAAGAAACAATAGGCGAGATAATCGATCATGTTAGCAATAAATGAGGCTAACAAAAAACAGTCAATTGACATTAGTGGGTATTAATGAATCTTTTGCGTGAAAAACAAACGTTATAGCAATAATTAATCCACTGAAATCAGTATTAATCAGCTGAGGGTTGAGCAAACCTGTTATAGAATAATCAGTGTTATGACAAGAATAACGAGATTGGCTTGTGACTTTGTAGCTATGTGATTATTCTGGTGTATTCCTTAGATGATAAGTCCTCGATATGAAGTTGGCATTGGTTAGTGATCCGAATACCGAAAAGGGTCTTGCAGGGATAAAATATGTGCTGGATGCAATGGGATCAAGCTCGAAGCGCATAGGTTATATCGCCTCACAGCCTGACTCAGCCAGAGATTACTATTTACCTACTCAGCAAATGTACAGCAAGCTAGGTGATAGACTCGATTGCTACTTAGAGTTGGAAGAGGGCTTCAATGAAGCCAGCTTAAAACAGTTACTAGATTGTGATGCGATTCACTTATCCGGAGGTGATACCTATCGTTTTCTCAAGTGGCTTAAATATCGGGATTTACTCCCTGTCCTTCATCAGTATGTAACTCATGGTGGCGCACTTATTGGCATCAGTGCTGGGGCGATGATCATGACGCCCTCAATCGATACTGCGATTTTGTGTGGTGATAAAAACCTGGTGGGCTTACGGGATCTGTCAGGCTTATCTCTGGTGCCTTTTCATTTCGTTCCTCATGTATCATTAGTTGAAAAAACTTCGAATATGGCAAGAGAATTAGCGGCAATCTCTGCTGATTTGTTACAAGTCTATTTTTGTGGTGATAACTCCAGCCTAGTCATTCTCGATGAAGATATCGTCGAGCTAGGTGAGCCATTCCCTTGGGTAATAAACTAGTTCAAGTTGACATAAAAAACCGCCAAAATAGCGGTTTTGTATGGAGGAATGATATGCTGTAGAGCATATTAAATTTCGATGTGTTAGCGGGTTAGTTCAGCGTTAAACCGTTCAAAACCAGCTTCGAGATCTGCGATTAAATCATCCGCATTTTCCAGACCGATATGTAGCCGAATAAGAGGTTTACTACTATCCCAGCTGGTGACAGTTCTGATTTTGTCGATACCGAATACGCCTAAGATAAGACTCTCGAATCCACCCCATGAGAAGCCCATCTTGAAGTGATCCATGTTCTCTACAAAAGCGGTAACTGATTTGAGATTTCCCTCTTTTAATACGAAAGAGAACAGGCCGTTGGAGCCACTGAAATCACGTTTAAAAAACTCATGACCGGGACAAGTCTCGAAAGCCGGGTGTCTTAAGTGATCCACTTCCGGGCGAGTCGCTAACCAGTTTGCCACTTTTAAGGCATTCTGTTCATGCTGTTGCATACGAACACCAAGGGTTCTCAACCCTCGGCTGGCGAGATAGACATCATCTGGGGAGGTGCATTGCCCCATAAGGTAGCTATTCTCCCTAAGTTGCTCCCAGTGGGTATCAATCGATGTTGCTGTGCCTAACATTACATCTGAGTGGCCAACAATATATTTAGTCGCCGCTTGAATGGAAATATCCACGCCCATATCGAAAGGGCGTGAATTTATCGGTGAGGCCCAGGTGTTATCCAACATAACAATGAGGCCGTGCTGATGTGCTATTGCGCTCAGGGTTGGAACATCCTGAATTTCCATGGTGACTGAGCCTGGCGATTCTAAGAATAAGACTTTTGTATTGGGTTTGATAAGCTCGGCGATACCTTCGCCTATCATGGGATCATAATACGTCGTCTCTATGCCAAAACCTGCGAGCAACTTGTTGCACAGATCCCGGGTTGGCTCATAGGCACTGTCGACCATCAACAAGTGATCGCCGCTTTTTAAAAATGATAATAGGGCACCGCTGATAGCAGCTGAGCCAGATGGATACAGCGCTGTACCGCTGCCACCCTCGAGTTCGGCGATAGCCGCCTGAAAAGCAAAGTGGGTAGGGCCACCACGTCTGCCATAAAACATCTCACCATTAGCACGGTTTTTTGTGGCAAAACGCATCTCTTCCATAGTATCGAAGACCATAGTCGATGCTCGAAATACGGGGGGATTGATCACGCCCTTGGTCCATTTTTTGTCACGTCCAACACTGATGATCTGGGTTTCTTTTTTCATAGGGCATACTTCCTGGAGCGAATAGGAGAAATAATGGCTTTTAGCCATCTTAACATCTAAATGGCTAAATAGGAGCGTGAGTGCCGTATACTCTTATCTGGTTTCTAAATCACTTAAGTAAATTAACTAAAATTCAGTTGGTTATGATAGTTTTAGTCTTTTATATAAGGTAGTGAAACCAAAATTTCGACCCCTGATTTATCTCGAACGGCACTTTCGCTGCCTTTTTTGTTCGGAGCTTGTAGATCCCTTGCCTTGATGGAACCGCGGTGGAAGTCAGTGATAAGCCGGGCGATATAGAGACCGAGACCTAAATGAGGCTTGTCTTGGGCCTTTTGTTGTCGAACAGAGACCATAGACTCGAAAATTTGCTCTGCCATTTTTTCAGGTAATAGGGGGCCAAAGTTCGAAATAGTTAGCTCGGCGTGTCTGTGTTTGGCCGTTAGGGTGACAGTAATGGGCGTATTGTCGGTGCTGAACTCTAACGCGTTGGCAATCAGTTTATCCATGAGTTGAGCGATATACTCGGGCACACCACTCATGGTTAAAGGCTCCTGTGTGACAGAAACCAGAAACTCTTTGTTAGGGTAGGTGAGCTGATAGCCTTGCATACATCCTGAAATGACCTTGGAGAGAGGAAATATGTCAACTTCGGCTTGAGATAAACTCTCTTCTAGGCGTGTGGCTTCGCTCATGTTATTGAGGATCATATTGAGTCTACTAACGCCTTCTTCCGCCCGATCGACGTATTTTCGGGTGTCAGGATCTAACTGTTGCAGGCTTAGGTGCTCAAGTGATGACCGCACCACGGCCACAGGGGTTCTCAGCTCATGGGATAAGCGTGAAGACATATTCTCAAGGTAGTGAGTGTATTGACCCAAGCGACCGACAATGCTGGCAAAACTTCTTGAAAGATCGCCAATTTCATCTCTGACTTCAGAGCCCTGTATTGTTTTTCTGATCCGTCCTTGGCTGTCTATTGCTTCTTCGGCTTCGTCCCTGAGCTTTCTTATCCTGCTGGATATGCTGGAAGCGAAAAAGAATAGGGCTAAGGTGCCCATGCTCATGATGGTCAGAATGACGTTAAACAATTTCTCCAGGGCCTTGTTACGCAGGGTACGGATACCATGCGTGGTTTCCTCGGCTATCACTACACCCATGACCTTATCATCAATCCAGATAGGGCTGGCCGCAGCCAGGATGACGGCTTTATTATCCGGTGTTAGACGCCAGGTGGACCCTTGCCGACCAGCTAATGCATTCTTGATATGGCTACCTTTGAGCACTGTAGAGTCCTGCAGGGAGTCGATAAAGTCTTTAGGAGGTGTGGTTAAGATTTTATAATAGAAACGGTGGAGGTAGTCCCGCTTAAAGTGACCCCAGAACGAATCATCGGGCGTATCTTGCACTGTGCGGGTCCAGACACTACTACTTGTACGAATGTCACCTGATTTGGCTAATACGCGTCCATGTTTATCGACCACCCAAATACGGGAACTGTTATGACTCATTCCTTTGATGATGCTTTCAATTTCCGGAGATGGAACCAGTACTGTGCCTAAGCTTTCCACATCATCGATAGCCGATGTACCGACAATCGCATCTAGAATGCGCGTCTTCTTATCGTTTACATCATAGATAGCAAACCCCAGCTTACTGCCGACCATATCCAGTGGCATGCGTATTTCGACATTGTAACCTACTCGGGTTTTAACCCACTTTCCCTGAATTTTAAGCTCCGGGGTAACAGGCATTCTTTTTTTGGGGTCTTCAGGCAGTTCATAGGAACTCACCCAACCATCTTCTTGGGTGGCGATGATGTAGCGTTTGAATTTTCCATCGGGTGCCAATGTGGCAATGGCTAGGTGATCATTGACATCGATCTTGAGGCTGTTGGTGCCACGATAGATCACACTGGGATCTGTTACTTCAAAGAAGGCGTAGAGGAACCCAGCGTATTTGCCCACCATATGATTAAAACTAACGTTTAACGGTGCGTCGGCTAAACGTTTAAAGATTTGATGGTCTTCGCCATAATTGATACTTCTGTGGCGATAGGAGGCCCAGTCATGTAGCCTGCCGTCGAGTTGAATCGCTCCGGCTAAAGGATAAGCGTAGAGGTCGCGCCCTTGCTCTACCTGTGTAAGAAAGCTGGCTTGTATGTCAAAGAGGCTAGGGCGTTCATGTAGCGCCGTAGCGAGAGCCTGTGTGGTACCCTCGAGTGTTTTCTCCTGGCCGTATCTCAGGTATTTTTCCATCTCCCATACATATTGATAGCCTAACCAGGGCAGACAAAGCAGGAACAGAGATAAAATGGCGACTTTCGATCTTAGGCCTATCGGAGGATGAAATTTCGATAGTTTGTACTTCAGGTTCATAAAGTGTTCGGTCAGCTTCTTGCTTATTGTAGAGAAGCTAGCCGGGGTTACCTTGATGATTTTAGCCTTTAGCCAGGCCCAATGCTTGCGCATCCTATTCTTAGTCTCGCTAACGATGAGGAAAGCATACATAGAGGCTTTAGCTCTGATGTCCAGGAGGCGATATAACAAATGAGATACTCTTTATTTAAACATTTTTACTGGCTTTGAACTCTCAGTCTAGCTTAGCGCTGAGGGTCCCAACGATATCCCATTCCATAAACGGTATCGATGCAGTCGAAATTTGAGTCGAGGATGAGGAACTTCTTTCTGATCCTTTTGACATGGGACGTGATGGTGCTGTCATCCACAAAAATCTTAGCTTCCTGCATCAATTCCTGTCTGTTTCTAACATGCCCTGGACGTTTTGCCAGTGCGTGCACCATCCAGAACTCGGTAACCGTGAGTTCAATATGAGTCTTGTTCCAATACACTTGCATGCGATTGATATCGATAACCAGTTTATCTCGCTCTAGTAAGTTTTCATTGGCTATCTCTTTGCCTTGAAGTTCGGAACGACGAAACAGGGCTGCCAGTCTGGCAATTAAGTGGGGGAAGCTGACATCTTTACTCAAGTAATCATCGGCGCCCAATCTGAGGCCACATACGGTATCAAAATCGCTGTCTCTCGCGGTTAAAAAAATGATTGGTAGGTTACTCGACATGGCTCTGAGGGACTGACAAAGGGTAAACCCGCCGTCGATTTCATCTTCGAGTCCGATATCAATGATTGCCAGGTCTGGGAGACGAGTCAAGAAGGCCTGCATCGCCATCGGACGATTGGCATAGGCTTGAACACTGTAGCCTTGCTGTT is a genomic window of Shewanella psychrophila containing:
- a CDS encoding Type 1 glutamine amidotransferase-like domain-containing protein; its protein translation is MKLALVSDPNTEKGLAGIKYVLDAMGSSSKRIGYIASQPDSARDYYLPTQQMYSKLGDRLDCYLELEEGFNEASLKQLLDCDAIHLSGGDTYRFLKWLKYRDLLPVLHQYVTHGGALIGISAGAMIMTPSIDTAILCGDKNLVGLRDLSGLSLVPFHFVPHVSLVEKTSNMARELAAISADLLQVYFCGDNSSLVILDEDIVELGEPFPWVIN
- a CDS encoding cystathionine beta-lyase gives rise to the protein MKKETQIISVGRDKKWTKGVINPPVFRASTMVFDTMEEMRFATKNRANGEMFYGRRGGPTHFAFQAAIAELEGGSGTALYPSGSAAISGALLSFLKSGDHLLMVDSAYEPTRDLCNKLLAGFGIETTYYDPMIGEGIAELIKPNTKVLFLESPGSVTMEIQDVPTLSAIAHQHGLIVMLDNTWASPINSRPFDMGVDISIQAATKYIVGHSDVMLGTATSIDTHWEQLRENSYLMGQCTSPDDVYLASRGLRTLGVRMQQHEQNALKVANWLATRPEVDHLRHPAFETCPGHEFFKRDFSGSNGLFSFVLKEGNLKSVTAFVENMDHFKMGFSWGGFESLILGVFGIDKIRTVTSWDSSKPLIRLHIGLENADDLIADLEAGFERFNAELTR
- the pdsS gene encoding proteobacterial dedicated sortase system histidine kinase, with amino-acid sequence MNLKYKLSKFHPPIGLRSKVAILSLFLLCLPWLGYQYVWEMEKYLRYGQEKTLEGTTQALATALHERPSLFDIQASFLTQVEQGRDLYAYPLAGAIQLDGRLHDWASYRHRSINYGEDHQIFKRLADAPLNVSFNHMVGKYAGFLYAFFEVTDPSVIYRGTNSLKIDVNDHLAIATLAPDGKFKRYIIATQEDGWVSSYELPEDPKKRMPVTPELKIQGKWVKTRVGYNVEIRMPLDMVGSKLGFAIYDVNDKKTRILDAIVGTSAIDDVESLGTVLVPSPEIESIIKGMSHNSSRIWVVDKHGRVLAKSGDIRTSSSVWTRTVQDTPDDSFWGHFKRDYLHRFYYKILTTPPKDFIDSLQDSTVLKGSHIKNALAGRQGSTWRLTPDNKAVILAAASPIWIDDKVMGVVIAEETTHGIRTLRNKALEKLFNVILTIMSMGTLALFFFASSISSRIRKLRDEAEEAIDSQGRIRKTIQGSEVRDEIGDLSRSFASIVGRLGQYTHYLENMSSRLSHELRTPVAVVRSSLEHLSLQQLDPDTRKYVDRAEEGVSRLNMILNNMSEATRLEESLSQAEVDIFPLSKVISGCMQGYQLTYPNKEFLVSVTQEPLTMSGVPEYIAQLMDKLIANALEFSTDNTPITVTLTAKHRHAELTISNFGPLLPEKMAEQIFESMVSVRQQKAQDKPHLGLGLYIARLITDFHRGSIKARDLQAPNKKGSESAVRDKSGVEILVSLPYIKD
- the pdsR gene encoding proteobacterial dedicated sortase system response regulator, with product MKRIAIVEDEVAIRENYKEVLQQQGYSVQAYANRPMAMQAFLTRLPDLAIIDIGLEDEIDGGFTLCQSLRAMSSNLPIIFLTARDSDFDTVCGLRLGADDYLSKDVSFPHLIARLAALFRRSELQGKEIANENLLERDKLVIDINRMQVYWNKTHIELTVTEFWMVHALAKRPGHVRNRQELMQEAKIFVDDSTITSHVKRIRKKFLILDSNFDCIDTVYGMGYRWDPQR